A genomic segment from Aegilops tauschii subsp. strangulata cultivar AL8/78 chromosome 1, Aet v6.0, whole genome shotgun sequence encodes:
- the LOC109777806 gene encoding disease resistance protein RPM1 has protein sequence MAEAVVGQLVVMLGTALAKEAAIFGGALLSKEASALRGLFGKIRESKAELESMQAYLQEAERLKDTDKTTGIFISEIRGLAFEIEDVVDEFTYKMEDCKHGGFTGKMKKRLKHIKTWRRLAAKLQEIKAKLQDAKRRKNDYTVIGISASAARSTSQGQSLHFTRDEDLVGIEENRDRLIRWLTVSGGSGHGLEQSSSKVTSVWGMPGVGKTTLVAHVYNTVKVDFDAAAWVTVSESYRIEGLLKKIAAQFGITVDVADIEMRDLAESIHNYLQGKKFIMVLDDVWAARVWSEIRNVFPTSNCTGRFVITSRKHEVSLLATRESAIHLEPLQAHHSWELFCKGAFWSDDGKECPLELQELTWKFIAKCQGLPIAIACIGRLLSCKPPTSAEWENVYRGLDSQLTKDVIPDAHMILKVSLEDLPYDLKNCFLHCALFQEDYVLKRRRIMRQWIAAGFIREKESKTLEEVAEGYLAELVNRSLLQVVKRNHAGRLKHCQMHDVIGLLALNKAKEECFGKFYDGYGSGAFSVEGARRISVQGENLEQLSRSGAKQLRALHVFGRYINIDLLKPILTSSNLLSMLDLQGTCIKMLPNEVFSLFSLRYLGLRDTNLESLPEAVGRLRNLEVLDAVHSKLTCLPNSVVKLKKLRCLRAFSTSRSKIGRIRGVKMPSGVHHLAGLRALQSIKASPEFLREVGALTELRTFGVCNVRSEHSSYLGNAITRMSHLIHLDVGAAAEDEVLRLDGLYLPPTLSLLGLTGQLKKTSMPQLFSSWSLLNSVTRLYLAFSNIDEGTFSCLCVLRALSTLELVQAFEGKRLDFYAGSFPKLRFLHIWGAAQLNQVGIEEGAMQNLVELWFTECPELKFLPDGIQHLAALEKLLLKDTSEELVEKLRQKRDSDECNEDVMKIGHIRNVTVELSQKGLWKRIR, from the coding sequence ATGGCGGAGGCTGTTGTTGGGCAGCTGGTGGTCATGCTGGGCACTGCGCTGGCAAAAGAGGCGGCGATCTTTGGCGGGGCGCTGCTCAGCAAGGAAGCCTCCGCCCTCAGAGGCCTCTTCGGCAAGATCCGCGAATCCAAGGCAGAGCTGGAGAGCATGCAGGCCTACTTGCAGGAGGCAGAGCGGCTCAAGGACACCGACAAGACCACCGGCATCTTCATCAGCGAGATCAGGGGTCTCGCCTTCGAGATCGAGGACGTCGTTGACGAGTTCACCTACAAGATGGAGGACTGCAAGCACGGAGGGTTCACCGGCAAGATGAAGAAGCGGCTCAAGCATATCAAGACCTGGCGCCGCCTGGCTGCCAAGCTCCAAGAAATCAAAGCCAAACTTCAGGATGCCAAGCGGAGGAAGAATGATTACACCGTCATCGGCATATCTGCTTCTGCTGCCAGATCGACGAGTCAAGGTCAATCTCTGCATTTCACCAGGGATGAGGACCTTGTGGGGATAGAGGAGAACAGGGACAGGTTGATACGGTGGCTGACCGTCAGCGGTGGTAGTGGTCATGGTctagagcagagcagcagcaagGTTACCTCGGTGTGGGGGATGCCTGGTGTTGGTAAAACCACTCTGGTTGCTCATGTGTACAACACTGTGAAAGTGGATTTCGACGCGGCGGCGTGGGTAACGGTGTCAGAGAGTTACCGTATTGAGGGTCTGCTGAAGAAGATCGCTGCCCAGTTCGGCATCACAGTCGACGTCGCCGACATTGAGATGAGAGACCTAGCAGAGTCCATCCACAACTACCTTCAAGGTAAAAAGTTCATCATGGTCCTGGATGATGTTTGGGCTGCGCGCGTGTGGTCCGAGATAAGGAATGTCTTCCCAACGTCTAACTGTACCGGCCGATTTGTTATCACATCAAGAAAGCATGAAGTGTCACTGTTGGCAACTAGGGAGTCTGCAATTCACTTGGAACCGCTACAAGCTCATCATTCCTGGGAGTTATTCTGCAAAGGAGCATTTTGGAGTGATGATGGTAAAGAGTGCCCATTGGAGTTGCAGGAACTGACTTGGAAGTTCATAGCAAAGTGTCAAGGCTTGCCTATTGCTATTGCATGCATTGGCCGCCTACTATCCTGCAAACCCCCAACTTCCGCTGAGTGGGAGAATGTGTACAGGGGTTTGGATTCGCAGTTGACGAAAGATGTGATCCCTGATGCTCATATGATCCTAAAGGTCAGTTTGGAGGACCTTCCGTATGATTTGAAAAATTGTTTCTTACACTGTGCACTATTTCAAGAAGATTATGTATTAAAGAGGAGAAGGATAATGAGGCAGTGGATTGCGGCAGGGTTTATTAGGGAAAAGGAGAGCAAAACATTGGAGGAAGTGGCAGAGGGATACTTGGCTGAGCTTGTGAACCGAAGCCTATTACAGGTTGTGAAGAGGAATCATGCCGGACGACTGAAACACTGCCAGATGCATGATGTCATAGGACTTCTTGCCCTGAATAAAGCCAAGGAGGAGTGCTTTGGTAAATTTTATGATGGCTATGGTAGTGGGGCATTCTCTGTAGAGGGTGCACGTCGCATATCAGTCCAGGGGGAAAACCTTGAACAACTGAGCCGATCTGGTGCAAAACAACTCCGTGCACTCCATGTTTTTGGAAGGTATATCAATATTGATTTGCTGAAGCCTATCTTAACATCTTCGAATTTGCTGTCGATGTTGGATCTGCAAGGTACTTGTATCAAGATGCTGCCCAATGAAGTATTTAGCTTGTTTAGTCTGCGATATTTGGGTCTTAGAGATACCAATCTCGAAAGCCTGCCTGAAGCAGTGGGGAGGTTACGAAATTTGGAAGTCTTGGATGCTGTGCATTCTAAGCTGACGTGTTTGCCAAACAGTGTTGTAAAACTTAAAAAATTGAGATGCCTGCGTGCATTTAGTACCAGCAGATCAAAAATTGGAAGAATACGTGGGGTCAAGATGCCTAGTGGTGTACATCACTTGGCAGGGCTGCGGGCTCTTCAGTCCATCAAAGCCAGTCCAGAGTTTCTGCGTGAAGTTGGAGCTCTGACAGAGCTAAGAACATTCGGTGTCTGCAACGTGAGAAGCGAACACTCTTCTTACTTGGGCAATGCTATCACCAGAATGAGCCATCTTATTCATCTCGATGTTGGGGCTGCAGCTGAGGATGAGGTGCTGCGGCTGGACGGGCTATATTTACCTCCCACCCTTTCTCTGCTTGGTTTAACAGGGCAGCTAAAGAAAACATCGATGCCTCAACTTTTCTCTTCCTGGTCACTTCTTAATAGCGTCACCCGGTTGTACCTGGCATTCTCCAATATTGATGAGGGAACCTTTTCATGTCTGTGTGTGTTACGTGCTCTAAGCACCCTTGAGCTAGTGCAGGCTTTTGAAGGGAAGAGGTTGGATTTTTATGCAGGGTCGTTTCCAAAACTTCGGTTTTTACACATATGGGGTGCTGCACAACTCAACCAAGTGGGAATAGAGGAGGGCGCAATGCAAAACCTTGTCGAGCTATGGTTCACAGAGTGTCCTGAGCTAAAGTTTCTTCCAGATGGCATCCAACACCTTGCAGCCCTTGAGAAATTACTTCTGAAAGACACATCAGAAGAGCTAGTAGAGAAACTCCGGCAGAAGAGAGATTCAGATGAATGCAATGAAGATGTAATGAAGATTGGCCACATAAGGAATGTTACAGTGGAATTGAGCCAAAAAGGACTTTGGAAAAGGATTAGGTGA
- the LOC109748213 gene encoding wall-associated receptor kinase 2-like, producing the protein MQHYMWTALIFQLLLAAATTAATTAVTDGCPPSCGGVDIPYPFGIGAGCFRKGFEIECAKGGPVLAGTPLRVVKLSLDPDESQVMLPIGSQCFNTSSPAETNDIMYGQTMMNEHGVYRISDTHNMLVVVGCNTVGYIASKETVGGGQDYAYNIGCMSYCNNSESAQNGHCKGVGCCHVDIPPGLTDNYFDFDSEYNHSAMINFSSCDYAFLVDRNNYTFHRSDLKMDRSRTSLVWLDWAIRGSADISGDEILSCKQAAMTGQYACVSAHSDCVDSTNGPGYNCKCSSGYQGDAYLPNGCTNINECANPANYPCYGVCRDTEGGYGCYCPVGYRSHDPQTERCTQKFPLAAQISVGAIGGILVLAFLAFFFVLRKEKQKATDFYRKNGGLTLEKARTIKIYTREDLKPILKSSNLIGKGFFGEVYKGVVDGFIVAVKKPNDRNVLAKEQFPNEVTILSQVSHKNIVRLLGCCLEVDNPMLVYEFISKGSLEDNLHIANNKEPLNLDVRLSILEDSAHGLAYMHSQTHNTILHGDVKPANILLDENFSAKIADFGISRLIAQGKDHTRNIIGDMSYMDPVYLQTGRLTDKSDVYSFGVVILELISRKRATHSDNNSLVRSFLECHQNGESMTELFDKEIATTRDLELLNKLVDIAVECLNLEADQRPSMTDVAGCLVTLHRSRNP; encoded by the exons ATGCAGCATTATATGTGGACGGCATTGATCTTCCAGCTGCTCCTTGCGGCAGCTACAACAGCAGCTACCACCGCGGTGACTGATGGGTGTCCGCCGAGCTGCGGCGGCGTGGACATCCCCTACCCCTTCGGCATCGGCGCTGGCTGCTTCCGCAAGGGCTTCGAGATCGAGTGTGCCAAGGGCGGCCCTGTGCTCGCCGGCACGCCCCTCCGGGTGGTGAAGCTGTCGCTGGATCCAGACGAGTCGCAGGTGATGCTTCCCATCGGGTCGCAGTGCTTCAACACCTCCAGTCCAGCTGAAACCAACGACATCATGTATGGACAGACGATGATGAACGAGCACGGCGTGTACCGCATCTCCGACACGCACAACATGCTCGTCGTCGTCGGCTGCAACACCGTCGGCTACATCGCCAGCAAGGAGACCGTTGGGGGCGGCCAGGACTACGCCTACAACATCGGGTGCATGTCCTACTGCAACAACTCGGAGAGCGCACAGAACGGCCACTGCAAAGGCGTCGGGTGCTGCCACGTCGACATCCCGCCGGGGCTCACCGACAACTACTTCGACTTCGACTCCGAATACAACCACTCCGCCATGATAAATTTCAGCTCGTGCGACTACGCCTTCCTCGTCGACAGGAACAACTACACCTTCCACCGGTCCGATCTCAAGATGGACAGAAGCCGGACCTCGCTAGTGTGGCTCGACTGGGCCATTCGCGGCTCTGCCGATATCTCCGGCGACGAAATACTATCGTGCAAACAAGCGGCCATGACGGGCCAGTACGCCTGCGTCAGCGCTCACAGCGACTGCGTCGACTCCACCAATGGGCCTGGCTACAACTGCAAGTGCTCCAGTGGCTACCAGGGCGACGCCTACTTGCCCAACGGATGCACCA ATATAAATGAATGTGCAAATCCAGCCAATTATCCTTGCTATGGTGTATGCAGAGACACCGAAGGAGGGTACGGATGCTACTGTCCTGTAGGTTATCGTAGCCATGACCCACAAACTGAACGATGCACTCAAAAGTTCCCACTTGCAGCACAGATTTCCGTAG GTGCTATAGGTGGCATTCTTGTCTTGGCATTTCTTGCATTCTTTTTCGTTCTTCGCAAAGAGAAGCAGAAGGCCACAGACTTTTACCGAAAGAATGGCGGTCTTACATTAGAGAAAGCTAGAACTATTAAGATTTACACAAGGGAAGATCTCAAACCTATTTTAAAGAGTAGCAATTTAATTGGTAAAGGTTTCTTTGGTGAAGTTTACAAGGGTGTTGTTGATGGATTTATAGTCGCAGTAAAGAAACCAAATGATAGAAATGTGCTGGCGAAGGAGCAATTTCCAAATGAAGTCACCATCCTGTCTCAAGTCAGCCACAAGAACATCGTAAGGCTTTTAGGTTGTTGCCTCGAAGTGGATAACCCCATGCTAGTCTATGAGTTCATCTCCAAAGGAAGCTTGGAGGACAATCTTCATATAGCTAACAACAAGGAGCCTCTCAACTTGGATGTACGTCTAAGTATTCTTGAAGACTCAGCACATGGTCTAGCTTATATGCACTCACAAACCCATAACACAATCCTGCATGGTGATGTTAAACCAGCAAACATACTCTTGGATGAGAACTTTTCCGCGAAGATCGCGGATTTTGGCATATCGAGGTTGATTGCACAAGGCAAGGACCATACTAGAAACATCATAGGCGACATGTCTTACATGGACCCCGTGTACCTACAAACAGGTCGATTGACCGACAAAAGTGATGTCTACAGCTTTGGGGTTGTCATCTTAGAGCTCATTAGCAGGAAGAGGGCTACTCATTCTGATAATAATAGCCTAGTGAGGAGCTTCCTAGAGTGCCACCAAAATGGGGAGAGCATGACTGAGCTCTTTGATAAGGAAATTGCAACGACCAGAGATTTGGAACTTCTCAACAAGTTGGTAGATATTGCTGTTGAGTGTCTTAACCTTGAAGCAGATCAAAGACCGTCAATGACAGATGTTGCAGGTTGCCTTGTCACGCTGCATAGGTCCCGTAATCCTTAG